Proteins found in one Primulina eburnea isolate SZY01 chromosome 16, ASM2296580v1, whole genome shotgun sequence genomic segment:
- the LOC140817123 gene encoding uncharacterized protein — MWHLYKKMKEDNKTDKFRFVNPHTIPYMPYVSKLDKNAKIEHLNERASVLAERLSVASTNQLFLVPHNVGYHWILTVIDPYKEMVYLLDSLGHRNRYDDWKYVVDMSVRLSNSNKERKGKKQATWEVVKGPRRPDSKQCGFYVMRFMREMIEKNATSEKNSISSIFMNTEYSKEEIDEVRSEWAECIQDYIYE; from the exons ATGTG GCATCTGTATAAAAAGATGAAAGAAGACAACAAGACTGACAAGTTCAGATTTGTCAATCCACACACGATCCCATACATGCCATATGTATCCAAACTTGACAAAAACGCAAAAATCGAACACTTGAACGAAAGAGCAAGTGTTTTGGCAGAAAGGCTAAGTGTTGCATCAACAAATCAATTATTTTTAGTGCCGCATAATGTTGG TTACCATTGGATTCTTACCGTCATCGATCCTTACAAGGAGATGGTTTATTTGCTGGATTCACTTGGTCATCGAAACCGTTACGATGACTGGAAATATGTGGTGGATAT GAGTGTAAGATTGTCTAATTCAAATAAGGAAAGGAAAGGGAAAAAACAAGCTACATGGGAAGTAGTAAAG ggTCCACGACGACCAGATTCGAAACAGTGTGGTTTTTATGTTATGAGATTTATGAGAGAAATGATTGAAAAAAATGCTACCAGTGAGAAGAACTCGATATCTTCAATT TTCATGAACACTGAGTATTCCAAGGAAGAGATTGATGAAGTGCGATCCGAGTGGGCGGAATGCATACAAGACTATATTTACGAATAG